The following DNA comes from Lentibacillus sp. Marseille-P4043.
ATAAAATGGTCGCTCTTGCGGAAGAAGCAGATGAAGAATATGGTCGTCGTTTACGGGAAGGTTTAGCAAATTCCGTTAAGGATGGATCAAGCAAAAACCCAATAGGAAATAAGGATAGTGAAAAGGCCCCTAAACAAGCTGAACAAAAAGGGAATGATGCAAATCCATATTAGTTGATTTAGCTGAGCCTATTTTCACATTAGGAATAGGCTTGGCTTAATCATTCAATTACATGAACAATTAATTAACACAAATAACATTTAATCAAGAATCATATTCACCATAGATCCTATATCGTTAGTCAATATGATACAAGTACTAAGGATATTCTGTTTCTACATGTAACTATGGTGAATTGGTTCTTCTTTTTTCAGAATTGGATTTTACTCGGATCAAGATCAAACGCAGTTATTCACTTTTAGCGGTTGCTTTTTTAGCAGCTTTTTCTTTTGCATCTGTTCCGGACTTAGACGTACTTTTATTTGCTGTCGTTTTACTTGATTCTGCTTTACTACTGCTATTAGATTGTGTCTTTTTCTTTGAAGTAGACGATGTTTGCTTTGTGGAAGCGGACTTGCTTTTCGTACTTTTTTTACTGTTCGTTTCTTTTGTATTTGCAGCTTCTATTTTTTTCTTGCTTGTTTTTGCCTTTTCTTCTTTTGGCTCTTTATTTTGTTGTACTTTTTCTTCTTTTATTTCCTTCTCAGCGGTGTCATTTTTCTTTGATTTTTCCATTTTATCTGACTGCGATTGGGCATCTTGCTTATTATCCACTTTTTCACTTTTCTCTACCTTATCTATACTATTACTATCAACTTGTTTTGATTTATTAGATACCTCGGTCTTAATTTCAGTAATTTGAGCTTTTGTAGTATCGCCAAGTTCTTTTGTTTTGTCGACAGTTTTACTTCTTACAGTATCCGCTTGGAATCTAATGTCACCACGTAATTCTTTGCCAGGTTTAGGAGCAAAAAGCAATGCTGTAGCTACACCTAACATACTACCAACAATTGTTCCTGTTACAATACCTTTACCTGTTACTTGTTTTTTGTTTTGTTTCTTTTTCTCTGCCATATATGTTTGCCTCCTAAATTTTATCCTTATAATAGGCCCATAACCTATAATACTAAAAAATATGGAATATGAACATCCTATAACGTTTCGTACCATGCATTTAAATTTATTCGGAAAATAGTCTAATTTTATGGGAAACCATTAAAATTCATTTAATTGCTATCCCTCATGCAATATAGGAAAATTGTAGACAGCACTTTTGTATTTTTAACCTAAAGGGGTTTTTGTAATGTTTTCTTTAAATATTCTTGATTATTCACCCGTTGATGAAGGGTCAGATGCACGTGAAGCATTGCTACAAACAACAGAATTGGCAAAACGAGCTGATCAGCTTGGCTACAGACGTTTTTGGGTGTCGGAACATCACAATGTATTGTCAGTTGCAAACAGCAGTCCAGAAATGCTGATGATGCATTTAGCTACTTCTACCAGTACTATTCGTATCGGATCAGGAGGGGTTATGTTACCACATTACAGTTCCTATAAGGTTGCAGAGAATTTTCGAATGTTAGAGGCACTTCATCCGAATCGAATTGACTTAGGTGTAGGTCGGTCGCCTAGTTATCAAATTGTAAATAAAGCGTTGAATGAAGAAAAAGGGACCCGGCAATCCTATGAACAAAAAGTTAAGGATTTACAAAAATACCTTACAGATAATACCTTGGAAGACCATCGCTTCCGTAAGTTGATGGCAACTCCGAAAACAAAAACAAGTCCAGAAATATGGATGCTCGGAACTAGCAGCCGAAGTGGGGTAATTGCTGCAGAAAACGGATCCGCTTATGTTTTTGGACACTTTGCTAACCCATCTGAAAAAGGTATTGAGGCAGTTACCAATTATCGAAAACACTTTAAACCTTCGTCTTTACTCGAAATTCCTAATACCATGATAGCCCTATTTGCTGTGGTTGCCGATACAGAGGAAGAAGCAGAGGAAATAGCTAAAGCTTTTGATTTATGGCTATTATTTGTTGAATCGAACAATCCCCCTGCCTATTATCCTTCAATTGAAACTGCAAAACGCAGAGGCTTTAGTTCTGTTGAGCAAGAAAAGGTAAGCGAAAATCGGAAACGCATGATCATTGGAACTCCCCAACAAGTAAAAGAAGAGATTGAAAAGGTTGCTAATTGGTTTCAGGCGGATGAAGTCATGATCATACCAAACGTTTCAGGATTTCAAAACCGGTTAAGAGGCATCGAATTACTCGCAGAAGCATTCCAGTTATGATTATCTGACATAAAGATCCATATAGTTTCGACTTTCCCGTTCAATAGCATAAAAAACACTGCGGTACACAAGCTATTTTACGAGGTGATAATAATGACGGATAAACCAAAAAAGAAGTTCCCATTTCCGACAAAGGCAAATATGGATGGTGAGATTAGTGTCAATAACGGATTAGACACGAATAATCCTTTAAATGAAGAAGATAATTTTGCAGGGGATTCGGTTGATGAACATAAAGAATTGGAATCTGCTAATGAAACGATTGCCGAAAGAATAATATCGCAGGTCAATAATAATTCTTAATATTCAACTCTTCCCTATTGAAAAAGTGGTATGAAGTCGTATTCATACCACTTTTTATTTAAATCACATCTCATTAGCGACTTTTCCATTTTATTATAGCATGAGCGATCGAATATATATAAATTGCGTAACAAGCCTTCCTCACACCAATATTAATCCATTTCTCCCATTACCATTGCTCTATTCCAAAATGGCTAATCTTCCTTTAATCTAGTAATTGAACAAAAAATTGAAAGGGGTTTCATGATGAAAATTAGGATTAAAATTGCACTCATGTTCTTATCAATCCTGCTTATTTCTATACCACTTAGTAACAACTCTGCAAGCGCAGAAGAGACTGAAGAAGGCACTGTCAACTTGAGACTTATGGAAACGACAGATATACATGTACATCTTGCAAATTACGATTATTATCAAGATGAGGAGACAAACGAATTTGGGTTAGCAATGACAGCAACGCTTATCAAGCAAGCCCGAAGCGAAGTTAACAATAGCATGCTATTTGATAACGGTGACCTAATTCAGGGTAACCCGCTCGGGGATTACATCGCCCAAAAAGGACTTGAAGAAGGAGAAGTACATACTGTTTACAAGGCGATGAATCTATTAGACTATGACACAGGAAATATTGGTAACCACGAATTCAACTATGGAATCGATTATTTAAAAGAAGCAATTGACGATGCTAATTTCCCATACGTCAATGCAAACGTCTACTATGACGATGGTGACGATGACCCAACGAACGATCAGCCGTTTTTTGAGCCATTCAAAATTTTACCTAAACAAGTAATGGATTCAAACGGTAATACACAAACGGTAAATGTGGGAGTCATCGGCTTTGTTCCACCACAAATCATGCAATGGGACAAAACAAACCTTGAAGGAAAAGTAATTACCAAAGATATCTATGAAACGGCTCAAAAATATGTTCCAGAAATGAAAGAACAAGGTGCTGATGTTATTGTTGCAGTTCCACACTCCGGACTGGGGTCTGTTGAATTAAAGGAACGTGAAGAGAATGCCACTTACAACTTAACAGAAGTGGAAGGCATTGATGCAATCATGTTTGGCCATGCTCACGAAGTTTTTCCAGGTAAGACATTTGCGGAAATCCCTGGGGTTAACTTGGAAAAGGGGACGATCAATGGTGTACCTTCCGTTGAAGCAGGATTCTGGGGTAACCACTTAGGAATCATCGATCTAAAACTCCAAAAGAACGGAGACAATTGGGAAGTGATCGATTCCAGTGCCGAAGTACAATCAATTTACGATGACAGTACCGGTGAAGCACTTGTAGAACCGGATCAAGAAATCTTAGACGCCATTTCCGAAGATCACCAGGCAACACTTGACTATATTCGATCTCAAGTTGGTGAAACTACTGCACCAATTTATAGTTACTTTGCACTTGTCAAAGATGACCCATCGGTACAAATTGTTTCAAACGCACAAAAATGGTACACGGAAAAGGCTGTTAAGGGTACCGAGTATGAAGGATTGCCAATTTTATCAGCCGCTGCACCATTTAAAGCCGGCGGCAGAAGCGGATCCAGCTACTATACCTATATTCCAGAAGGTCCGATTGCCATTAAAAACGTATCTGACCTTTACGTATATCCAAATACCTTGAAAGTTGTAAAACTAACCGGGGATCAAATTCATGAATGGCTAGAAATGGCTGCGGGGCAGTTTAACCAAATTGACCTGAACGCATCGGAAGAGCAGTCGTTAGTTAACAATGACTTTCCAACTTATAACTTTGATGTGATCGATGGTGTCACATATGAAATTGATGTTACAGAACCAACCCGCTATAACCGTGATGGTGAACTAATCAATCCGGATACCCATCGCATCGTGAATTTACAATACAATGGTGAAAACGTTCAAGACGAGCAGGAATTTCTCGTTGCAACAAATAACTACCGTGCTGGTGGAGGGGGTAACTTCCCGAGTTTAGATGGTAGCCAAATTGTCCTTTCTCCACAGGCAGAAAACAGGCAAGTAGTAATCGATTATATCAAAGAAAACGGCACAATCGATCCATCAGCAGACGATAACTGGTCATTTGCGCCGATTGACGGTGATGCACAGCTTATATTCCAGTCATCATCGGAAGCACAGCAATTCATCCAGCAAGACGGAAACATCTCATATCTTAGCGAGGGGACAGACGGCTTTGCCAAATATGCGATGGATCTAACGCCAGATGAAGAGGAACCAGTAACACTATCCTCGATTAAACAGGATGTTGCAGCATACAAACAATCTGGTGATATGGATCATCCATTGGCCAAAAAACTTACCAACAAGGTAAAACAAGCGGAACATCAATTAAATAAAGGTCATCATCATCAAGCTATTAAAAAGATGGAAGGATTCTTGAAACATTTAAACAACAAAGCGATGGGTAAATTCATTAACAAAGAAGCGAAAGAAAGCTTAAATAATGCTGTTCAAAGTTTACTTAACAGTTGGAATTAAACGAGAGACCTCCATTTGTTCATTTATCCCCTGTGGAAAACATTATTCCACAGGGGATCTTTACTCATAAGATATATATTAAGCAAAATTTTATCAAGGATTGCTTAACTTACCGTACAAGTCTCCTTTTTCCAGTATATACCTATCAAAATAAATCCAACTGCCTTGGCGAAAGTCCTTCATATTCAATCCCAAGCATGTTTTGAAACTCCTTCGCATTACCCGCTGCATCTCCACCCGAATTATTGTTGAATAAAACGATAATATCTTTCGTATCCTTTGTCAGCTGAATGATTCTGTTTTTCCATTCCAAAAGCTCATTACGATTATATTTGTATAAATAGCGAACTTCCCGCCAGTTTGTGTCAGCTCCGTTCGGTTTATTCCATCCATGCAGATTTCTACCGTGCATCCGTACTAATGTCATGTTTTCATTCGTTGTCACAGGCACAATCGGAATCGATCCATCTCCAGCTTGTGGCTCATCAGCGACGGAATGAATCCAGCCCTCCTGTTTCATAAAAGAAAGCGTATTGGCACGATACTTATCGTTAAACCAAGATTGATTCCTAAATTCAAGCGCAACCGGAATATCCCCCATCATCTGTTTGCAATACCGTAAATAATCGACATTCTCTTTCTTGCAGTCAAACCATGGTGGAAATTGAAATAGCACCATTGCCAGTTTATTTGCATCTTGGTATGGTTGTAAGGATTCCTTAAAGGCCTGAAACATCTCTGTTCTTGTCGCAAAAGGAAGTTCCTGACGTTGATGCCCTGTCATTCCTTGATAAGCCTTCACAACAAAACGGAAATTTTCCGGTGTTTCCCTCATCCACTTTAAAGCATTTTTAGTAGGTTGTACCGCATAGAAAGATGCATCGACTTCCACAACCGGAAAATGACTGCTATATTCAGGTAGTTTATCTTTCGCTTTCATGTGAGCAGGATATAGAGAATGATGGTCCCCCCATCCCGTTAAACCTATATAGATCATCACGTTCCCTCCTGCTATTATTTTAGCATAACATTAAAAGTGGAAGTCATATGACGATTTCTGAACCTTTCTCATCTAGTACAGACCATCACAACATTTTGATCTGGGTCACGAATGTAAAGAAGTAAAATCGTCAACCCTGTCAATTTCTGATTCGATTGGATAAAAAAACGTTTTTCGTCATAGGATTAAACTAAATGGACATGCATCAGCTATCGTGAGAGAAAGGAGAATTTATTTGTGAATTTAATAACAACCACTAAGCAAATTCTTGTCCGCTTTTTTGCCGATCGATTCTATGACCAATCGGCACAAATGGCATATTATCTTATGTTATCATTGTTCCCTTTTTTAATTTTCCTCTTTTCTCTGATTAGCTTTCTGCAGATTGATCCGGATAACATACTTGTCATGATCGAACCGTTTGCCCCCCATGATACATATATCGTTGTCCGTAACACATTGGAAAGCATATTGGATAAAGGACGAGGTGAATTGTTGTCTTTTAGTCTCATAGCTGCTTTTTGGCTTGCCTCAATGGCCATCCAATCCCTCGTCCGATCGTTAAACAAAGCTTACGATATTAAACGCAAACAGTCTTTCTTCCTACAAGGGGTTATTAGTGATTTATTACTTACTTTAGGCTTTATGATCATTTTTTCCTTTTCCTTACTTGTCCCAATTATTGAGGACTTTATCCGTACATACGTTCTAACCAGGGTCACAGTGGATGAATTATGGTACCGCTTATGGTTTTTAACGAGATGGGGACTTGGCACATTATTTTTGTATCTTTTCTTTTCCATACTGTACAAGGTTGTTCCTAGTATCAGAGTACCGTGGAGAGGTGTTTTTCCAGGAGCACTTTTTGCAACGATTGGCTGGCAAGTTGTATCCATTGTATTTTCAAGATTTGCTGGTATTGGTAATTACGCTGAATTCTATGGACAGCTTGGAAGTATCATTGCTTTGATGGTCTGGTTTTATCTTACGGCTGTGGTCCTGCTCATCGGTGGAATGATTAATGCATCCCTATATAAAAAACAGCCATAATTTTAGAAAGTAACAGAGCAATTCCTGCCCTGTTACTTTCACCTTTTAACCTTTACAATAATTTAGCCAGTGATTCCATGGGTACTCTTTCGGTGGGAAGGACTTGATTGTAACCACTTCATCTTTCGTAGGATGTTTGAATTGCAATTCATGTGCCCATAGTGCGATCTGCTGGCCAGGTTTATTTACCTTTTGGCCATACTTTTGGTCACCATAGATTGGAGTTCCTAATTCGGAAAGTTGAACACGTATTTGATGGGGCCTCCCCGTATGAAGCTTTACTGACAACAAACTCAAGTTTTTCATTCGATTAATTGTTTCATAGTTTAATAACGCCTTTTTTGCCTTCTCATGACTGGCAGGCACGGTATGTACAATGTTTTTACGTTTATCTTTAATCAGATAATGCTCCAATTTTGCGCGCGTTTTGGCTGGGGCCCCTCTGACAACGGCCAAATACTTCCGTTCAAGTGCATTTCTGCGGATCACATCAGACAACCTTGAAGCAGCTTTGGACGTTTTGGCAAACACCATTGCACCACCAACTGGCCGATCAAGACGATGAACAAGCCCCAAAAACACATTGCCCGGTTTCTGATAACGAACTTTCAAATCGTGCTTTAACAATGTCAGAAGATCATTATCTTTAGATTTGTCTTCCTGAACAGGTATGTTAACTGGTTTTTCAACCACTAGTAAATGATTGTCTTCATAAAGAATGGGTATATCCATAGAATTTTTTCAATCTCCTTAGATACATGTATTTTAAAAATGGTAAAATGAGGAATTTTTAAGCAGAAAGCAATATGTTTAAATTATTGATAGCTTAACTTCATTCTACCTTTGTCCATAATTGTGTAAAAGAGTAACTCACACTAGGAATTTAAAAGTAGCCACTCTACAGAAAATACGACTAAATTAGAGGTGTTACTGTTTAAATTTTTCTCTTTCTGTATGTTATTAAATAATTATGGTTCATTCCATTAACGTTTCATAGCCTTGATCTTCTATCACTTCTTGCATGTCTTGCGTAGTAACCTTTGCATCATCATACGTAACATCACCTGTGACTAAATCCACAAACCATTTGCATGATGATATGCCATTGCGTTAATCGAAGGGGGTTAGAAACAACACTTACAGAGCTGTATGCCATTGTCGCCGCACCAGCTATCCATGGTGCCAATAGGCTAATTGCCGCTATTGGGAGAATCGAATATTTAAGGACGGCTAGAACACCCATAAAACACTTTTTCTTAAACTGTCTAACTCTAACGTCTTTTTATGATTGTTAAAATTATAGACGCACTGGCTGGAGTATTGTTATTCCCCCCTTTCATTCACTGCTACATGTCCATTTAAAATACTGTTCAGCCTCTCCTTAACTTCATCTGTAGTAACAATACAACTGATAAAGCGAAATTTGCCCTTAATTCTCAACTCATATTTATCATTGACCTCTTTAGAGAAACCATAATATTTATGGTTGATGTCAATTTTTACAAATTCAAATGATTTAATTTTATTCCAGGCTATAAAGCGGGCACCACAAATTATGCCATCATCCGCTACGGCAAATAAATCGAGAAAATTATATGTATAGAACAAAGGAAGAAGAATCAATGGATAGAATGACAACTCGGAGTCCATTAACAACCTTCCGATGAAGAACATAATCAATACAAATAGAAGGATGAAGGAATACATAATGATTCCGGCTTTTTGTTCGGTATAGGTCGGAAATTTCACCGGTTTTTGTTGGTAAATTCGAATAGCAGCAATCTCCTCTTCTTTAATCGGAAAAATAACATTCTGCTTCATTTTTATCAATACCTGAATAAATCTATAACCAGCGTAACCGAAGGCAATTAAAAATAGGATATCCATAAGTATGTTCATCTAAATCACTCCTTTCTCAAACAAACTACAGGAGTTTTAAACTCTTATTTTCTTCTTAGAATCGCAGGTCCGATAAATAGACAGATGAAGAATGTTGCTAAAACATAATAAATCAAATATCTTACCTTAATGAATTGTTGATCTAGTATTTTATCACACACAATCAAATAGATTAGCAACAGAAAGAAGGATAAACCCATTGTTGAGAGCATAAATTTCCTAATTTTATTATCAACATTTTTATCAGTTTCAGCATCACTTGGACTTTCCTTGCCTTTTGTTCTCCATTCAGCAATGCTTATACCACTAAGAAGTCCGATTAATAATCCCCATTGCATTTTACCCACGATAAGACTTGTAACACCAACCCCGATAATCCCACCAATAAGCATACCAATATATCTGTTACGCATTTTCACTTCAAACCCCCTTTGACTTTCAAGGCAAGTATATCATCTTAAGCGGGACATGGGGACAGGTTTGTTGTCCCAGTTTAGTTTTGCGGAGTGACGCCGGATGGGGGTAATAATGGAAAAAGAAATCTTTCATTTCTCATTGTTATGGTGTCATTCATCCGCTCAAATAACCGTTCACCGGTTGTGACCAATCGCTTGGCAAGCATCTCCCCCGTGAAATCGGGAAAATATACATCCGAAAAATACAGCTCCGATTCAGCGGACTGCCATAGGAGGAAATTACTTATCCTCTTCCCCCCACCCGGAACGATCCCGGACGGCGGGAAATGCGCGTGCTTATAGAAAAGAGTCTAACAGTCACAGCTTGATTAAATGTGATTAATCCAAGTCAACTTGAGCAGTGAATCTCCATCCTTCCTCATTCTATCAAGGCTTATTTGTCCATTTCACGCTGCAAAAGTTGAGTTATTAACAAATAATTACCCCGAACTAAATTTCAGTATTACCATAAAATACATAATTGCTGCTTACTGTATTAATTTTCCGACAAATAGGGGTGGAGATTAATGCTACATATCATAAGGTATGATATAATTATGTAACATGAGATATTGGAGGATTGCTTATGGAATTCGTTGAGCCTATAAGGAATGTTGAAGACATTAAAAAAATTAAAAGGATATTGAAACTGCACTCACAGCGCGATTTATTATTTTTTGTCCTTGGAATTAATACAGGCTTAAGGATTAGCGATTTACTTTCATTAAAAGTAAATGATGTGTGGAATGGAACAGCAATCAGGGATTTTTTACATATCGCAGACCCCTGTACTCATGAAGGAAAAGCTTTCTATTTAAATAGGAGTGTGGAAAGAGAGCTAAAAACTTATCTAGCCAAAATTGATTTCGATCAGATGGACTACCTTTTCAAATCAAAAAAGGATAATCATCCCATTACCCGGCAACAAGCTTACCGTATCGTTAATAAGGCAGCAAAAGACGCGGGAATGACCGGAAAAATCGGTACACATACATTAAGGAAAACATTCGGTTATCATGCGTACCGTAAAGGAATTGCTGTCTCATTTATAGCAAAAATTTTAAATCACCATTCGCCCTCTGAAACGCTGCATTATATTGGAATTGACAAAAATGAA
Coding sequences within:
- a CDS encoding YtxH domain-containing protein, producing the protein MAEKKKQNKKQVTGKGIVTGTIVGSMLGVATALLFAPKPGKELRGDIRFQADTVRSKTVDKTKELGDTTKAQITEIKTEVSNKSKQVDSNSIDKVEKSEKVDNKQDAQSQSDKMEKSKKNDTAEKEIKEEKVQQNKEPKEEKAKTSKKKIEAANTKETNSKKSTKSKSASTKQTSSTSKKKTQSNSSSKAESSKTTANKSTSKSGTDAKEKAAKKATAKSE
- a CDS encoding LLM class flavin-dependent oxidoreductase — encoded protein: MFSLNILDYSPVDEGSDAREALLQTTELAKRADQLGYRRFWVSEHHNVLSVANSSPEMLMMHLATSTSTIRIGSGGVMLPHYSSYKVAENFRMLEALHPNRIDLGVGRSPSYQIVNKALNEEKGTRQSYEQKVKDLQKYLTDNTLEDHRFRKLMATPKTKTSPEIWMLGTSSRSGVIAAENGSAYVFGHFANPSEKGIEAVTNYRKHFKPSSLLEIPNTMIALFAVVADTEEEAEEIAKAFDLWLLFVESNNPPAYYPSIETAKRRGFSSVEQEKVSENRKRMIIGTPQQVKEEIEKVANWFQADEVMIIPNVSGFQNRLRGIELLAEAFQL
- a CDS encoding bifunctional 2',3'-cyclic-nucleotide 2'-phosphodiesterase/3'-nucleotidase — its product is MMKIRIKIALMFLSILLISIPLSNNSASAEETEEGTVNLRLMETTDIHVHLANYDYYQDEETNEFGLAMTATLIKQARSEVNNSMLFDNGDLIQGNPLGDYIAQKGLEEGEVHTVYKAMNLLDYDTGNIGNHEFNYGIDYLKEAIDDANFPYVNANVYYDDGDDDPTNDQPFFEPFKILPKQVMDSNGNTQTVNVGVIGFVPPQIMQWDKTNLEGKVITKDIYETAQKYVPEMKEQGADVIVAVPHSGLGSVELKEREENATYNLTEVEGIDAIMFGHAHEVFPGKTFAEIPGVNLEKGTINGVPSVEAGFWGNHLGIIDLKLQKNGDNWEVIDSSAEVQSIYDDSTGEALVEPDQEILDAISEDHQATLDYIRSQVGETTAPIYSYFALVKDDPSVQIVSNAQKWYTEKAVKGTEYEGLPILSAAAPFKAGGRSGSSYYTYIPEGPIAIKNVSDLYVYPNTLKVVKLTGDQIHEWLEMAAGQFNQIDLNASEEQSLVNNDFPTYNFDVIDGVTYEIDVTEPTRYNRDGELINPDTHRIVNLQYNGENVQDEQEFLVATNNYRAGGGGNFPSLDGSQIVLSPQAENRQVVIDYIKENGTIDPSADDNWSFAPIDGDAQLIFQSSSEAQQFIQQDGNISYLSEGTDGFAKYAMDLTPDEEEPVTLSSIKQDVAAYKQSGDMDHPLAKKLTNKVKQAEHQLNKGHHHQAIKKMEGFLKHLNNKAMGKFINKEAKESLNNAVQSLLNSWN
- a CDS encoding DUF72 domain-containing protein: MIYIGLTGWGDHHSLYPAHMKAKDKLPEYSSHFPVVEVDASFYAVQPTKNALKWMRETPENFRFVVKAYQGMTGHQRQELPFATRTEMFQAFKESLQPYQDANKLAMVLFQFPPWFDCKKENVDYLRYCKQMMGDIPVALEFRNQSWFNDKYRANTLSFMKQEGWIHSVADEPQAGDGSIPIVPVTTNENMTLVRMHGRNLHGWNKPNGADTNWREVRYLYKYNRNELLEWKNRIIQLTKDTKDIIVLFNNNSGGDAAGNAKEFQNMLGIEYEGLSPRQLDLF
- a CDS encoding YihY/virulence factor BrkB family protein, with amino-acid sequence MNLITTTKQILVRFFADRFYDQSAQMAYYLMLSLFPFLIFLFSLISFLQIDPDNILVMIEPFAPHDTYIVVRNTLESILDKGRGELLSFSLIAAFWLASMAIQSLVRSLNKAYDIKRKQSFFLQGVISDLLLTLGFMIIFSFSLLVPIIEDFIRTYVLTRVTVDELWYRLWFLTRWGLGTLFLYLFFSILYKVVPSIRVPWRGVFPGALFATIGWQVVSIVFSRFAGIGNYAEFYGQLGSIIALMVWFYLTAVVLLIGGMINASLYKKQP
- a CDS encoding RluA family pseudouridine synthase; amino-acid sequence: MDIPILYEDNHLLVVEKPVNIPVQEDKSKDNDLLTLLKHDLKVRYQKPGNVFLGLVHRLDRPVGGAMVFAKTSKAASRLSDVIRRNALERKYLAVVRGAPAKTRAKLEHYLIKDKRKNIVHTVPASHEKAKKALLNYETINRMKNLSLLSVKLHTGRPHQIRVQLSELGTPIYGDQKYGQKVNKPGQQIALWAHELQFKHPTKDEVVTIKSFPPKEYPWNHWLNYCKG
- a CDS encoding site-specific integrase encodes the protein MEFVEPIRNVEDIKKIKRILKLHSQRDLLFFVLGINTGLRISDLLSLKVNDVWNGTAIRDFLHIADPCTHEGKAFYLNRSVERELKTYLAKIDFDQMDYLFKSKKDNHPITRQQAYRIVNKAAKDAGMTGKIGTHTLRKTFGYHAYRKGIAVSFIAKILNHHSPSETLHYIGIDKNENHLVKVDVNL